The Pseudochaenichthys georgianus chromosome 8, fPseGeo1.2, whole genome shotgun sequence genome has a segment encoding these proteins:
- the pglyrp6 gene encoding peptidoglycan recognition protein 6 isoform X2: MDDFIQAVKQVEDGVPGSGPVAVLKRLRHAAGLNDALIRYFLRAADSGGAEMDVSLLSFITKAVHHRVTEDNQEEGVVLTPDGTTVALTPLLLGLEAGFLSTTKDRVRGLLKLTFTKDLESHPLSRHPLSRHLGPDGCWDNVSSPQIFTLLDQPGVLTTAQINGGMDGFILGTEIAFPSTSGRPLKLSGILTEYYCRSLEVGGMDVAPRLISRRRRDNFRKLGVPSITARQVVKSAEKQRRVMGLKKMDSKTKKQLVTLVKEGVKEFVQEYLECPPIIPRCMWGAKPYKGTPTNLTLPLPFLYIHHTSTPRDPCLTLQQCSEDMRAMQRFHQDDRGWDDIGYSFVAGSDGNIYEGRGWLQRGAHTLGHNSVGFGVSFIGDYTSRLPSQHAMGLVRDQLASCAVGGGRLEANFTLQGHRQVVSTSCPGDTFYNEITGWEHFGEVKE, translated from the exons ATGGATGACTTCATCCAGGCGGTGAAGCAGGTGGAGGACGGGGTCCCGGGGTCGGGTCCTGTGGCCGTGTTGAAGCGCCTCCGCCATGCAGCCGGACTCAACGACGCCCTCATCCGATACTTCCTTCGTGCGGCAGACTCCGGCGGTGCTGAAATGGACGTGAGCCTCTTGTCTTTCATCACCAAGGCGGTGCACCACAGGGTGACGGAGGACAATCAAGAGGAAGGCGTGGTTCTGACGCCCGATGGCACCACCGTGGCATTAACACCGCTCCTCCTGGGCCTCGAGGCAGGCTTCCTGTCCACGACTAAGGACCGTGTTCGCGGACTGCTCAAACTCACCTTCACCAAAGACCTGGAGAGCCATCCTTTGAGCCGCCATCCTTTgagccgccatcttggaccggacGGCTGCTGGGACAACGTCTCCTCGCCTCAGATCTTCACCCTCCTGGACCAACCTGGAGTCCTCACCACCGCTCAGATCAACGGAGGCATGGACGGCTTCATTCTGGGGACGGAG ATCGCGTTCCCTTCGACATCCGGACGACCTCTGAAGCTCAGCGGCATTCTGACGGAGTATTACTGCCGCAGCCTGGAGGTCGGAGGGATGGACGTCGCCCCCCGACTCATTAGCCGACGACGCAGGGACAATTTCAGAAAGCTGGGGGTCCCGTCGATAACGGCCCGACAGGTGGTGAAATCTGCGGAGAAGCAGCGGAGAGTGATGGGCCTCAAAAAGATGGACTCAAAGACAAAGAAGCAGCTGGTGACTCTGGTGAAGGAGGGAGTGAAGGAGTTCGTCCAGGAGTACTTGG AGTGCCCGCCCATCATCCCTCGCTGCATGTGGGGTGCAAAGCCTTACAAAGGGACTCCCACCAACCTCACCCTGCCTCTCCCCTTCCTCTACATCCACCACACCTCCACTCCCAGGGACCCCTGCCTCACCTTGCAGCAGTGCTCAGAGGACATGAGGGCCATGCAGCGCTTCCACCAGGACGACCGGGGCTGGGACGACATCGGATACAG TTTCGTGGCTGGCTCCGACGGGAACATCTACGAGGGCCGAGGCTGGCTGCAGCGAGGGGCCCACACTCTGGGTCACAACTCCGTCGGATTCGGCGTCTCCTTCATCGGAGATTACACCAGCAGGCTGCCCTCCCAGCATGCAATGGGGCTGGTGAGGGATCAGCTGGCGTCCTGCGCTGTGGGCGGAGGACGACTGGAGGCCAACTTCACCCTGCAGGGCCACAGGCAGGTAGTGAGCACTTCCTGTCCCGGAGACACTTTCTACAACGAGATCACCGGCTGGGAGCACTTCGGG GAGGTCAAGGAATGA
- the pglyrp6 gene encoding peptidoglycan recognition protein 6 isoform X1, which yields MDKGSWKHSLLLAVVLASTYADASLSWHMDDFIQAVKQVEDGVPGSGPVAVLKRLRHAAGLNDALIRYFLRAADSGGAEMDVSLLSFITKAVHHRVTEDNQEEGVVLTPDGTTVALTPLLLGLEAGFLSTTKDRVRGLLKLTFTKDLESHPLSRHPLSRHLGPDGCWDNVSSPQIFTLLDQPGVLTTAQINGGMDGFILGTEIAFPSTSGRPLKLSGILTEYYCRSLEVGGMDVAPRLISRRRRDNFRKLGVPSITARQVVKSAEKQRRVMGLKKMDSKTKKQLVTLVKEGVKEFVQEYLECPPIIPRCMWGAKPYKGTPTNLTLPLPFLYIHHTSTPRDPCLTLQQCSEDMRAMQRFHQDDRGWDDIGYSFVAGSDGNIYEGRGWLQRGAHTLGHNSVGFGVSFIGDYTSRLPSQHAMGLVRDQLASCAVGGGRLEANFTLQGHRQVVSTSCPGDTFYNEITGWEHFGEVKE from the exons ATGGATAAAGGCAGCTGGAAACACTCCCTGCTGCTGGCTGTGGTGTTAGCCAGCACGTATGCAGACG CTTCATTGTCCTGGCACATGGATGACTTCATCCAGGCGGTGAAGCAGGTGGAGGACGGGGTCCCGGGGTCGGGTCCTGTGGCCGTGTTGAAGCGCCTCCGCCATGCAGCCGGACTCAACGACGCCCTCATCCGATACTTCCTTCGTGCGGCAGACTCCGGCGGTGCTGAAATGGACGTGAGCCTCTTGTCTTTCATCACCAAGGCGGTGCACCACAGGGTGACGGAGGACAATCAAGAGGAAGGCGTGGTTCTGACGCCCGATGGCACCACCGTGGCATTAACACCGCTCCTCCTGGGCCTCGAGGCAGGCTTCCTGTCCACGACTAAGGACCGTGTTCGCGGACTGCTCAAACTCACCTTCACCAAAGACCTGGAGAGCCATCCTTTGAGCCGCCATCCTTTgagccgccatcttggaccggacGGCTGCTGGGACAACGTCTCCTCGCCTCAGATCTTCACCCTCCTGGACCAACCTGGAGTCCTCACCACCGCTCAGATCAACGGAGGCATGGACGGCTTCATTCTGGGGACGGAG ATCGCGTTCCCTTCGACATCCGGACGACCTCTGAAGCTCAGCGGCATTCTGACGGAGTATTACTGCCGCAGCCTGGAGGTCGGAGGGATGGACGTCGCCCCCCGACTCATTAGCCGACGACGCAGGGACAATTTCAGAAAGCTGGGGGTCCCGTCGATAACGGCCCGACAGGTGGTGAAATCTGCGGAGAAGCAGCGGAGAGTGATGGGCCTCAAAAAGATGGACTCAAAGACAAAGAAGCAGCTGGTGACTCTGGTGAAGGAGGGAGTGAAGGAGTTCGTCCAGGAGTACTTGG AGTGCCCGCCCATCATCCCTCGCTGCATGTGGGGTGCAAAGCCTTACAAAGGGACTCCCACCAACCTCACCCTGCCTCTCCCCTTCCTCTACATCCACCACACCTCCACTCCCAGGGACCCCTGCCTCACCTTGCAGCAGTGCTCAGAGGACATGAGGGCCATGCAGCGCTTCCACCAGGACGACCGGGGCTGGGACGACATCGGATACAG TTTCGTGGCTGGCTCCGACGGGAACATCTACGAGGGCCGAGGCTGGCTGCAGCGAGGGGCCCACACTCTGGGTCACAACTCCGTCGGATTCGGCGTCTCCTTCATCGGAGATTACACCAGCAGGCTGCCCTCCCAGCATGCAATGGGGCTGGTGAGGGATCAGCTGGCGTCCTGCGCTGTGGGCGGAGGACGACTGGAGGCCAACTTCACCCTGCAGGGCCACAGGCAGGTAGTGAGCACTTCCTGTCCCGGAGACACTTTCTACAACGAGATCACCGGCTGGGAGCACTTCGGG GAGGTCAAGGAATGA
- the LOC117451024 gene encoding trafficking protein particle complex subunit 5-like yields the protein MDTRFTRGKSNILERPLTRPKTEVSVSAFALLFSEMVQYCQSRVYSVTELQTRLADMGQSVGASMLDVLVLREKNGKRETKVLNMLLFIKVNVWKSLFGKEADKLEQANDDDKTYYIIEKEPLINAYISVPKENSSLNCAAFTAGIVEAVLTHSGFPAKVTAHWHKGTTLMIKFNDSVITRDKALDGR from the exons ATGGACACACGCTTCACTCGGGGGAAGTCCAACATCCTGGAGCGCCCTCTGACGCGCCCGAAGACGGAGGTGAGCGTGAGCGCCTTCGCGCTGCTGTTCTCAGAGATGGTGCAGTACTGCCAGAGCCGCGTGTACTCGGTGACGGAGCTGCAGACCCGGCTGGCCGACATGGGGCAGAGCGTCGGGGCCAGCATGCTGGATGTGCTGGTGCTGAGGGAGAAGAACGGGAAGAGGGAGACCAAAGTGCTCAACATGCTGCTCTTCATCAAG GTGAACGTCTGGAAGTCTCTGTTTGGGAAGGAGGCGGACAAACTGGAGCAAGCCAACGACGACGACAAGACGTACTACATCATCGAGAAGGAGCCGCTCATCAACGCCTACATCTCCGTGCCCAAAGAGAACAGCAGCTTGAACTGCGCCGCCTTCACCGCCGGCATCGTGGAGGCCGTGCTCACACACAGCGGATTCCCCGCCAAGGTCACGGCTCACTGGCACAAGGGCACCACGCTCATGATCAAGTTCAACGACTCGGTCATCACCAGGGACAAGGCTCTGGACGGCAGATAG